GACCGATTTCGCACCTCTCTGGGTACCGTGCTCGGCTAAGCGCGATATCCCACGAACGCCCACTTCGGCAAACTCCCTTCTGGCAGGCCGCCGCTCTCTACCTCGACAGGCGGATCTCTCTAACATGAAAACTGGGAGATCCGCCTACTACTAGGAATAACTGAAGAGCTTCTGAGCATGAAAATCGTGCTGCTGTGCGGGGGTCAGGGAACTAGACTCCGGGAAGAAACCGAATACAAGCCCAAACCGATGGTCGACATCGGCGGCAAACCGATCGTGCTGCATATCATGAAGCTCTTCGCCCACTACGGACTGCGGGAGTTCATACTCTGCCTGGGATACAAGGGAGATATCATCAAAGATTTCTTCCTGAACTACGAGGCGATGACGACCGACTTCACGATCAAGCTGGGCCGCAAGCACGAATTGACCTATCACGGCGCCCACGAAGAACAAGAATTCAGCGTCACGCTCGCCGATACGGGGGCCAATTCCATGACGGGCGGCCGGGTACGCCGGATTCGCAAGTACATCTCAGACGATCTTTTCATGGTCACCTACGGGGATGGAGTTTCAGACGTAAACATCCCGGAACTGATTCAATTCCACAAGTCGCACGGCAAGCTGGCGACAGTCACCGCAGTCCGGCCGCAATCCAAATTCGGCGTTCTCAACGTCAAAGGCGATGGTCTGGTTGAGCAATTTTCGGAGAAGCCCAGCATCGAAGGCTGGGTGAACATGGGTTACTTCGTTTTTCACAAAAAGATTTTCGACTACCTTCGCGGCGATGAAACCATGCTGGAACGGGAGCCACTCGAACGACTTGCGGCCGAGGGGCAGCTGATGGCTTTCAAACATCATGGTTTCTTCTTCGCCATGGATACCTACCGGGAATACCAACTGC
The genomic region above belongs to Telmatocola sphagniphila and contains:
- the rfbF gene encoding glucose-1-phosphate cytidylyltransferase; this translates as MKIVLLCGGQGTRLREETEYKPKPMVDIGGKPIVLHIMKLFAHYGLREFILCLGYKGDIIKDFFLNYEAMTTDFTIKLGRKHELTYHGAHEEQEFSVTLADTGANSMTGGRVRRIRKYISDDLFMVTYGDGVSDVNIPELIQFHKSHGKLATVTAVRPQSKFGVLNVKGDGLVEQFSEKPSIEGWVNMGYFVFHKKIFDYLRGDETMLEREPLERLAAEGQLMAFKHHGFFFAMDTYREYQLLNDMWATGRAPWKVWS